A stretch of the Neptunomonas phycophila genome encodes the following:
- a CDS encoding L,D-transpeptidase: MKLHLNIKEQQLTLIEPGRTTRFSISTAANGAGEQTGSGCTPRGLHIIRAKIGAGLPENAVFIGRRFTGEIYSSALAQSNPGRDWILTRILWLSGCEPGVNRLGNVDSMRRYIYIHGTPETEPMGVPASHGCIRMRNNDLLTLFNRVSVGTPLLIEES, translated from the coding sequence ATGAAACTGCATCTTAATATAAAAGAGCAGCAGCTAACCTTAATTGAGCCGGGTCGAACGACCCGGTTTTCTATTTCAACCGCCGCTAATGGCGCCGGAGAACAAACCGGTTCCGGTTGTACCCCACGTGGTTTACACATTATTCGCGCTAAAATTGGTGCGGGCCTTCCAGAAAACGCAGTATTTATTGGCCGTCGTTTTACAGGGGAAATTTACTCATCAGCACTTGCGCAATCTAACCCTGGACGAGATTGGATACTGACACGTATTTTGTGGCTCAGTGGCTGCGAGCCTGGCGTTAACCGCTTGGGTAATGTCGATTCAATGCGTCGTTATATTTACATACATGGTACGCCGGAAACAGAGCCTATGGGGGTTCCTGCTTCGCATGGTTGTATCCGTATGCGCAACAATGATTTATTAACATTATTTAATCGTGTTTCAGTGGGGACACCGCTGTTGATTGAGGAGTCATAA
- a CDS encoding mechanosensitive ion channel family protein, giving the protein MEFDGKEIAQPIQQWITESFSLNQENAWIVVVFAIVLVTLIVAFILGRFFNRLHKSLARTRTIWDDLLIEAMRKPVIILVWVIGGGFAFDVIDASTGTVLLDVVTPIRKVSVIILIGWFLVRFVGLTEKALIDPVGINTSMDETTVSALGKLVRLALIITIGLVVLQTFGYSISGVLAFGGIGGIAVGFAAKDLLANFFGGLMIYLDRPFKVGDWVRSPDKNIEGTVEDIGWRLTRIRTFDKRPLYVPNATFTSISVENPSRMTNRRIYETVGVRYCDVATVRQIVTDVKNMLRGHEAIDQNQTMIVNLNTFAPSSLDFFIYTFTKTTDWIEYHEIKEDVLLKVMEIIESNNAEVAFPTSTVHLVPEGEIQVPSVGVQSAPQS; this is encoded by the coding sequence ATGGAATTTGATGGTAAAGAGATAGCGCAACCCATACAACAATGGATAACCGAATCTTTCTCATTGAATCAGGAAAATGCTTGGATTGTTGTTGTTTTTGCTATTGTGCTGGTGACACTCATTGTGGCATTTATTCTGGGACGTTTTTTTAACCGTCTGCATAAGTCTTTAGCTAGAACACGAACAATTTGGGATGACCTGCTAATAGAGGCGATGCGCAAGCCCGTTATTATTCTTGTATGGGTAATTGGTGGCGGTTTTGCCTTTGATGTCATTGATGCTTCTACAGGCACTGTACTATTAGATGTTGTAACTCCCATCCGAAAAGTCTCCGTTATTATCTTAATTGGTTGGTTCTTAGTACGTTTTGTCGGTTTAACCGAAAAAGCACTGATTGATCCGGTTGGAATTAACACCAGCATGGACGAAACCACCGTAAGCGCATTGGGCAAGCTAGTAAGGTTGGCGTTAATCATTACTATTGGTTTGGTGGTTTTACAGACCTTTGGCTACAGTATTTCGGGGGTTCTGGCCTTTGGTGGGATTGGTGGTATTGCCGTTGGTTTTGCCGCTAAAGATCTGTTAGCTAACTTTTTTGGCGGGCTTATGATTTATCTTGACCGGCCCTTCAAAGTAGGTGACTGGGTGAGAAGTCCTGATAAAAATATTGAGGGCACAGTTGAAGACATCGGTTGGCGTTTAACGCGCATACGTACTTTCGACAAGCGTCCTTTATACGTTCCAAATGCGACTTTCACAAGTATCTCGGTCGAAAATCCATCACGTATGACGAATAGACGTATCTACGAGACAGTAGGTGTTCGTTATTGTGATGTTGCTACGGTTCGCCAGATAGTCACAGATGTTAAGAATATGTTGAGGGGGCATGAGGCTATCGATCAAAACCAAACAATGATTGTTAACCTCAATACATTTGCGCCTTCCTCGCTCGACTTTTTTATCTATACCTTTACCAAAACAACCGATTGGATTGAGTATCATGAAATAAAAGAGGATGTTCTGTTGAAGGTGATGGAGATCATTGAGTCGAACAATGCGGAGGTGGCATTCCCAACGTCTACCGTCCACTTGGTGCCTGAAGGAGAGATTCAGGTGCCATCTGTTGGCGTTCAATCTGCTCCTCAGTCCTAG
- the nagZ gene encoding beta-N-acetylhexosaminidase produces the protein MSTGCVMLDVAGHELTDMERQRLQHPHVGGLILFARNYQSKQQLRSLVADIRQVAPDIIIAVDQEGGRVQRFRDEFMRLPAMKVIADRWLDRPKEAVALSEMIGWLMAAELIDLDIDISFAPVLDLNLERSQIIGDRAFGSTPEQVMALASAFMKGMHSAGMAATGKHFPGHGWVIADSHLAVPTDERPFSVIAQQDMQPFKFMIEQGLDAIMPAHVIYTQVTENTAGFSPFWLQEVLRQQLGFEGVIFSDDLSMEGASVAGGYPERAAAALKAGCDMVLVCNKPEAADQVLGYLDSLEDGGLSHRSLRISRMRHKNKVLDQLRIADVKQQVEMELA, from the coding sequence ATGAGTACCGGTTGTGTCATGTTAGATGTGGCAGGTCATGAGTTGACCGATATGGAGCGCCAGCGTCTGCAGCATCCGCACGTGGGTGGATTAATTTTATTTGCGCGCAATTATCAGTCCAAACAACAACTGCGCTCATTAGTGGCCGATATACGTCAAGTAGCGCCTGATATTATTATTGCAGTTGATCAAGAAGGGGGGCGGGTACAACGATTTAGAGATGAATTTATGCGCTTGCCCGCCATGAAAGTTATCGCGGATCGCTGGCTAGATAGACCTAAAGAGGCTGTCGCATTATCGGAAATGATTGGCTGGCTAATGGCCGCCGAGCTTATTGATCTGGATATTGATATCAGTTTTGCGCCGGTTTTGGACTTGAATCTTGAGCGTAGCCAAATCATTGGTGATCGCGCTTTTGGTTCCACACCAGAACAAGTTATGGCCTTAGCCTCTGCTTTTATGAAAGGGATGCACTCAGCAGGCATGGCTGCTACCGGTAAGCATTTTCCTGGGCATGGTTGGGTTATTGCGGATTCGCATTTGGCGGTTCCTACAGACGAGCGTCCGTTTTCTGTGATTGCCCAGCAGGATATGCAGCCGTTCAAATTCATGATTGAGCAAGGCTTAGATGCCATTATGCCCGCCCACGTGATTTATACGCAGGTAACGGAAAACACCGCAGGGTTTTCGCCATTTTGGTTGCAAGAGGTATTGCGTCAACAGCTTGGGTTTGAAGGCGTTATTTTTAGTGATGACCTCAGCATGGAGGGAGCGTCTGTCGCTGGTGGATATCCAGAGAGAGCCGCGGCCGCTTTGAAGGCCGGTTGCGATATGGTGTTGGTCTGTAATAAACCGGAGGCTGCTGATCAAGTGCTGGGGTATTTGGATTCGCTGGAAGATGGCGGCCTTAGTCACCGTAGTTTACGTATTTCACGGATGCGTCATAAAAATAAAGTATTAGATCAGCTGAGAATAGCTGATGTTAAACAGCAAGTAGAAATGGAATTAGCGTAA